In Dyadobacter sp. NIV53, a single window of DNA contains:
- a CDS encoding DUF4292 domain-containing protein, giving the protein MNNKITVWFMMISMIWFTSCHKNRISKNTDKSVSDSVFVNRDSVYTDTSSLADTETETVAPVKIREIAFDYLTAKSKFSFQSKNQDFDNTNVNIRMKKDSLIWISVTGVGFELARGLITRDSIVFMDKFHKQYFVFSYEQLSRQYNFDLNFPLLQSVIIGNLPFKQQPDSEFQKESDFFVLKQKEGRINIENFVAESNLKLTHLNATETGTTNTFSLDYEDFKQVDSFLFPFMSFVKLNVKSPKDQQPSETTIRLKHSKVDIVSQSPGFPFNVPSGYKRKR; this is encoded by the coding sequence ATGAACAATAAGATTACAGTATGGTTCATGATGATCAGCATGATCTGGTTTACTTCCTGCCATAAAAACCGCATTTCCAAGAATACAGATAAATCAGTCAGCGACTCCGTTTTTGTTAACAGGGATTCAGTGTATACAGACACGTCATCGCTTGCTGATACCGAAACAGAAACGGTTGCCCCTGTTAAAATCCGGGAAATAGCTTTCGATTACCTGACTGCAAAATCAAAATTTTCTTTTCAAAGCAAAAACCAGGATTTTGATAACACAAACGTTAATATCCGCATGAAAAAGGATAGCCTGATCTGGATCTCAGTAACCGGAGTCGGGTTTGAATTAGCTCGTGGGTTAATTACAAGGGATTCTATCGTTTTTATGGACAAATTCCATAAGCAATATTTTGTTTTCAGTTACGAACAGTTAAGCCGTCAATATAATTTTGACCTTAATTTCCCATTGCTTCAATCTGTTATCATTGGAAATTTGCCATTTAAACAGCAGCCGGATTCTGAATTTCAGAAGGAAAGTGATTTTTTTGTACTAAAACAAAAAGAAGGAAGAATCAATATTGAGAATTTTGTAGCTGAATCCAATCTGAAATTAACACATCTCAATGCGACAGAAACAGGCACAACCAATACTTTTTCACTTGATTATGAAGACTTTAAGCAAGTGGATAGTTTCCTGTTCCCATTTATGAGCTTTGTTAAACTGAATGTAAAATCTCCCAAAGACCAGCAGCCCTCAGAAACAACTATCAGGCTGAAACACAGCAAAGTAGATATAGTAAGCCAGAGTCCTGGATTTCCTTTCAATGTACCTTCCGGCTATAAGCGCAAA
- a CDS encoding lipopolysaccharide assembly protein LapB, with protein sequence MLAVIGTVQNTYAQRRNKAKETQSEKSVDKSGFRLEEESLAAEGMKFMMKDEPAKALPIFEKLVQQSEQDGAGHFMVASALIKLDRADEAIIASKKAYDLDKDNEFYAIQLAELYAKKRKYSEAALVYEPLVAKNPGNIQYGIELAAVYVFNDQFDKAIATYDLLEKSMGVTEEITRQKQQLYLRQNNLEKALVESKKLIASEPSEASYRIEMAEILIANDRIAEAVAPLEEALKINPDEAQAHVLLADIYRRNGDVQKCNQELKLVFANPNLDSEPKIRVLKGYLTMLKTKTEFTDAIQLAKQLIDTHPNEAKTNVVYADLLVQNGKKGEARDLYVKAARIDGSVYEVWEAILQLDGELNQVDSMLVHSEKALEVFPNQGTLWYSNGTAQLMKKNYKAAISSFDESLKLITNKPEFVTFINAQLGDAYNGIGDNAKSDASYELALKDNPDNDHVLNNYSYFLSLRKEKLDLALKMSEKLVQQHMDNPTYLDTHAWVLYILKDYKKAKVFLEKAMTDSTGVSGTIVEHYGDVLFKLGERENAVAQWKKAKKMGETTELLDKKIATGALHEQ encoded by the coding sequence ATGCTCGCGGTTATTGGTACCGTGCAGAATACTTATGCGCAGCGACGCAATAAAGCGAAAGAAACCCAATCCGAAAAAAGCGTAGATAAGTCTGGTTTCCGTCTTGAAGAAGAATCACTTGCCGCAGAAGGTATGAAGTTCATGATGAAAGATGAACCGGCAAAAGCACTTCCGATTTTCGAAAAGCTGGTTCAGCAAAGTGAGCAGGATGGTGCCGGACATTTTATGGTAGCATCTGCACTTATCAAGCTCGACAGGGCAGATGAAGCCATTATTGCCTCAAAAAAAGCATACGACCTGGATAAAGACAATGAGTTTTATGCTATTCAGCTTGCCGAATTATATGCTAAAAAAAGGAAATATTCAGAAGCTGCTCTGGTTTATGAACCACTTGTAGCCAAAAATCCAGGTAATATACAGTATGGTATTGAGCTTGCTGCGGTGTATGTATTCAATGATCAGTTTGATAAAGCCATCGCTACTTACGACCTTTTAGAAAAATCAATGGGTGTAACGGAGGAAATCACGCGGCAGAAACAACAGCTTTATCTGCGGCAGAATAATCTCGAAAAAGCACTGGTTGAATCCAAAAAATTAATTGCTTCTGAACCAAGCGAAGCGAGTTACCGGATAGAAATGGCTGAAATACTCATAGCCAATGACCGGATTGCAGAGGCAGTAGCTCCACTTGAAGAAGCCCTGAAAATTAATCCGGACGAGGCTCAGGCGCACGTATTACTGGCTGATATTTATCGCCGTAATGGTGATGTACAAAAGTGTAATCAGGAGTTAAAGCTGGTTTTTGCCAATCCAAACCTGGATTCCGAACCCAAGATCAGGGTGCTGAAAGGTTACCTTACCATGCTGAAAACAAAAACAGAATTTACTGACGCGATTCAGCTGGCAAAGCAATTAATTGATACTCACCCCAATGAAGCGAAAACGAACGTAGTATATGCTGATTTACTGGTGCAAAATGGTAAAAAAGGAGAAGCACGTGATCTTTATGTAAAGGCGGCAAGAATTGATGGCTCAGTATATGAAGTCTGGGAAGCGATATTACAACTGGACGGAGAACTGAACCAGGTAGACAGTATGCTGGTGCATTCGGAAAAAGCGCTGGAAGTTTTTCCTAATCAGGGTACGCTTTGGTATTCAAATGGTACGGCTCAGCTGATGAAGAAGAATTACAAAGCTGCTATTTCATCCTTTGACGAAAGCCTGAAACTGATTACAAATAAGCCGGAGTTTGTTACGTTTATAAATGCCCAGCTCGGGGATGCTTATAACGGAATAGGAGACAATGCGAAGTCCGATGCGTCCTATGAACTCGCGCTGAAAGACAACCCAGACAACGATCATGTGCTCAATAATTACAGTTATTTTCTTTCCCTTCGCAAAGAAAAGCTGGACCTGGCACTGAAAATGTCAGAAAAGCTGGTTCAGCAGCATATGGACAACCCTACTTATCTGGATACACACGCATGGGTTTTATACATCCTGAAAGATTATAAAAAAGCAAAAGTGTTTTTAGAAAAAGCAATGACCGACAGTACCGGCGTAAGCGGTACCATTGTTGAACATTATGGCGACGTTCTGTTTAAATTGGGCGAACGTGAAAACGCTGTTGCACAATGGAAAAAGGCAAAAAAAATGGGTGAAACCACCGAACTTCTTGATAAAAAAATAGCAACCGGAGCATTACATGAACAATAA